From a single Pseudomonas serboccidentalis genomic region:
- the hemF gene encoding oxygen-dependent coproporphyrinogen oxidase codes for MTTRTDAVKAYLLDLQDRICAALETEDGGTRFVEDAWARPAGGGGRTRVIENGTVIEKGGVNFSHVFGSGLPPSASAHRPELAGRGFEALGVSLVIHPHNPHVPTSHANVRFFIAEKEGEEPVWWFGGGFDLTPYYGNEEDCIHWHRVAEQACAPFGPDVYPRYKAWCDTYFHIKHRHEPRGIGGLFFDDLNEWDFDTSFAFMRAIGDAYIDAYLPIVQRRKHDAFTAKQREFQEFRRGRYVEFNLVYDRGTLFGLQSGGRTESILMSLPPQVRWAYDFKAEPGSEEARLTDYFLQDRDWLAQA; via the coding sequence ATGACGACCCGCACCGACGCCGTAAAGGCCTATCTGCTCGACCTGCAAGACCGCATCTGCGCCGCACTGGAAACCGAAGATGGCGGCACGCGCTTCGTCGAAGACGCCTGGGCCCGGCCTGCCGGCGGTGGTGGTCGTACTCGCGTGATCGAAAACGGCACGGTGATCGAAAAGGGTGGCGTCAACTTTTCTCACGTGTTCGGCAGCGGCCTGCCGCCGTCGGCCAGCGCCCATCGCCCGGAGCTGGCGGGACGCGGCTTCGAAGCCCTCGGTGTGTCGCTGGTGATTCACCCGCACAACCCGCATGTACCGACGTCCCACGCCAACGTGCGCTTTTTCATCGCCGAAAAGGAAGGTGAAGAGCCGGTCTGGTGGTTTGGTGGTGGCTTCGACCTGACCCCGTACTACGGCAACGAAGAAGACTGCATCCACTGGCACCGCGTTGCCGAACAGGCCTGCGCGCCGTTCGGGCCGGACGTCTACCCGCGTTACAAGGCCTGGTGCGACACCTACTTCCACATCAAGCATCGCCATGAACCGCGCGGCATCGGCGGCCTGTTCTTCGATGACCTGAACGAGTGGGACTTCGACACCAGTTTCGCCTTCATGCGTGCCATTGGCGACGCCTACATCGACGCTTACCTGCCCATCGTGCAGCGCCGCAAGCATGATGCGTTCACCGCCAAACAGCGTGAATTCCAGGAATTCCGCCGTGGCCGCTACGTCGAGTTCAACCTGGTGTATGACCGCGGCACCCTGTTCGGTCTGCAGTCGGGCGGGCGTACCGAGTCGATCCTCATGTCGCTGCCGCCGCAAGTGCGCTGGGCCTACGACTTCAAAGCCGAGCCCGGCAGCGAAGAAGCGCGCCTGACCGACTACTTCCTGCAAGATCGCGACTGGCTGGCCCAGGCCTGA
- the aroE gene encoding shikimate dehydrogenase gives MDRYVVFGNPIGHSKSPMIHKLFAEQTGQRLDYSTLLAPLDDFSGCATAFFQEGRGANVTVPFKEDAYRLANSLTARAQRAGAVNTLSKLADGSLLGDNTDGAGLVRDLTVNAGFSLTGKRILLLGAGGAVRGALEPLLAEKPASVIIANRTVDKAELLAELFCDLGPVAASGFDWLREPVDVIINATSASLTGEVPPIAPSLIEPGQTLCYDMMYGKEPTAFCRWASEHGAAVVMDGLGMLAEQAAEAFFLWRGVRPDTAPVLAELRRQLAQ, from the coding sequence ATGGATCGTTACGTCGTTTTCGGTAACCCGATCGGCCACAGCAAGTCGCCGATGATTCACAAACTGTTCGCCGAGCAGACCGGGCAACGCCTCGACTACAGCACGCTACTGGCGCCACTCGACGACTTTAGCGGCTGCGCCACGGCGTTCTTCCAGGAAGGTCGCGGCGCCAACGTTACCGTGCCGTTCAAGGAAGACGCCTATCGTCTGGCCAACAGCCTGACCGCCCGTGCGCAACGGGCCGGTGCGGTGAACACCTTGAGCAAACTCGCCGATGGCTCGCTGCTCGGTGACAACACCGATGGCGCCGGGCTGGTGCGCGACCTGACGGTGAACGCCGGGTTCAGCCTGACCGGCAAACGCATCCTGCTGCTTGGTGCCGGTGGCGCAGTGCGTGGCGCGCTGGAGCCGTTGCTGGCGGAAAAACCGGCGTCGGTGATCATCGCCAACCGCACGGTGGACAAGGCCGAGCTGCTGGCCGAGTTGTTCTGTGATCTGGGGCCGGTGGCGGCCAGTGGTTTCGACTGGTTGCGGGAGCCGGTGGACGTGATCATCAACGCCACCTCGGCCAGCCTGACCGGCGAGGTGCCGCCGATTGCACCGAGCCTGATCGAGCCGGGCCAGACCCTGTGCTACGACATGATGTATGGCAAAGAGCCGACCGCGTTCTGCCGGTGGGCCAGTGAGCATGGCGCAGCGGTGGTGATGGATGGTCTGGGGATGCTGGCCGAGCAGGCCGCCGAGGCGTTTTTCC